In a single window of the Terriglobus roseus genome:
- the ligD gene encoding non-homologous end-joining DNA ligase, whose protein sequence is MPAPTFTAPMECLAVKRLPEGPAWTYEIKLDGYRAQAIRGSSGVQLFSRNGKPLTEQAHGPCSALKLLLPTGTSVDGELCALDTAGRPSFQLMQNRKSRYSRLVFYAFDLLHLSGKSMLAKPLYERRQLLAKLFEGASGDAQLAISVQVPLQQMLDTVRAHSLEGVIAKRLNELYEPGKRSGFWMKQRMNMAQEFVVGGYTPSDNGVDALLLGFYRDDKLFFCSSVRNGFVPASRRSIFQQLRPYLTEVMPFANLPEKNPGRWGQGLTAEKMRNCVWLRPEMVAQCEFLEWTDNDHLRHASFKGLRPDKDARAITKEEAQ, encoded by the coding sequence ATGCCCGCACCAACATTCACCGCTCCCATGGAATGCCTTGCGGTGAAGAGATTGCCTGAGGGCCCGGCTTGGACCTACGAGATCAAGCTCGACGGTTACCGTGCTCAGGCTATCCGAGGCAGCAGTGGCGTGCAGCTCTTTTCTCGCAACGGCAAGCCTCTCACGGAACAGGCTCATGGCCCATGTTCTGCTCTGAAGCTACTGTTACCGACCGGTACTTCTGTCGACGGCGAATTGTGCGCGTTGGATACTGCCGGCCGTCCCAGTTTTCAGCTCATGCAGAACCGCAAGAGCCGATATTCGCGACTCGTCTTCTACGCGTTTGACCTGTTGCACCTGAGCGGCAAAAGCATGCTGGCTAAGCCACTCTACGAACGCCGGCAACTGCTAGCTAAGCTGTTCGAAGGTGCGTCCGGTGACGCGCAACTCGCCATCAGTGTCCAGGTGCCATTGCAGCAGATGCTCGACACGGTACGCGCTCACTCGCTTGAAGGCGTCATAGCGAAGAGGCTCAATGAACTTTACGAGCCTGGAAAAAGATCAGGCTTTTGGATGAAGCAACGCATGAACATGGCACAGGAGTTTGTCGTCGGCGGCTACACGCCCAGCGACAATGGTGTCGATGCCTTGCTGCTCGGCTTCTACCGCGACGACAAGCTGTTCTTCTGCTCAAGCGTGCGCAACGGCTTCGTGCCTGCCAGTCGTCGATCGATCTTCCAGCAGCTAAGGCCGTACCTTACAGAAGTCATGCCCTTTGCGAATCTGCCCGAGAAGAACCCCGGTCGATGGGGGCAAGGCCTGACCGCAGAGAAGATGCGCAACTGCGTATGGCTGCGACCAGAGATGGTCGCGCAGTGCGAGTTCCTTGAGTGGACGGACAACGACCACCTGCGCCACGCCAGCTTCAAAGGTCTACGCCCCGACAAAGACGCGAGGGCAATCACTAAGGAAGAAGCTCAGTAG